GAGCGCGACCGGCGCCTCCGCCCGGACGGGGCCGCCCAGTACCGCCGGGCCGCCGGCGAATTCGGCTACTACGCCACCGATCCCTACACCGACCGCGTCGAGCGAGCCGGCGTACGGGACCGGGTCGAGGCGGTCGTCGTCGGCGCGGGCTTCGGCGGCCTGCTCACCGCCGCGCGGCTGCGCGAGGCCGGCGTCCAGGAGATCCGCATGGTCGACGAGGCGGGCGACTTCGGCGGCACCTGGTACTGGAACCGCTACCCCGGCATCCACTGCGACATCGAGTCCTACGAGTACCTGCCGCTGCTGGAGGAAGTCGGCTACGTGCCGAAATGGCGGTACGCGCCCGGCGAGGAGATCCGGCAGCACGCTATCGCCGTCGCGCGGCACTACGACCTCTACCGCGACACGCTGTTCCACACCCGCGTGACCGAGCTGCGCTGGGACGAGGACGCGTCCGGGTGGCAGGTGCGCACCGATCGCGGGGACGAGTTCCGCGCCCGGTACGTCGTGGTGTCCTCCGGCACGCTCACCCAGCCCAAGCTGCCGGGCATCCCCGGGATCGAGACCTTCCGCGGGCACACGTTCCACACCAGCCGCTGGGACTACGGCTACACCGGAGGCAGCCCCGACGGCGGCCTGGACCGCTTGGCGGACAAGAAGGTCGGCGTCGTCGGCACCGGCGCGACCGGCATCCAGGTCATCCCGCACCTCGGGCGCGACGCCGGACAGCTGTACGTCTTCCAGCGCACGCCGTCGTCGGTCGACGTGCGCGGCAACCGCCCCACAGACCCGGCGTGGGCCGCGTCCCTGCAGCCGGGCTGGCAGCGGGAGCGGATGGACAACTTCCTCACGATCGTCACCGGCGGGCACGCCGACGCCGATCTCGTCGGCGACGGCTGGACCAGCACCGGCCGGCTGCAACGCCAGATGCTCAGCGGCATCGTCGACACCGGCCTGCCGGTCGAGGACCGCGAATACTTCGACGAAATCGCGGACTTCCGGAAGA
This window of the Amycolatopsis balhimycina FH 1894 genome carries:
- a CDS encoding flavin-containing monooxygenase yields the protein MSPHPASPERKRFTPDELGFDPDDLRRKYRAERDRRLRPDGAAQYRRAAGEFGYYATDPYTDRVERAGVRDRVEAVVVGAGFGGLLTAARLREAGVQEIRMVDEAGDFGGTWYWNRYPGIHCDIESYEYLPLLEEVGYVPKWRYAPGEEIRQHAIAVARHYDLYRDTLFHTRVTELRWDEDASGWQVRTDRGDEFRARYVVVSSGTLTQPKLPGIPGIETFRGHTFHTSRWDYGYTGGSPDGGLDRLADKKVGVVGTGATGIQVIPHLGRDAGQLYVFQRTPSSVDVRGNRPTDPAWAASLQPGWQRERMDNFLTIVTGGHADADLVGDGWTSTGRLQRQMLSGIVDTGLPVEDREYFDEIADFRKMNEIRARVDEVVTDPATAELLKPWYRYMCKRPTFSDFYLQTFNRPNVTLVDTADFGGITRMTENAVVVGDREYEVDCVVFATGFEVGISGILSGTLPVYGRDGTPLLQSWSQGPKTLHGFYSHGFPNLFHLGSLQNATAVNFAHILQEQATHIGAVVAEARKRDARYVEPTAGAQEAWVATVRANARDTSAFLTECTPGYYNNEGKPRPAGNSFAPGPIVFHDLLRRWRTDGGMDDVLVGA